GGAGACCGGGTCGGGCTCGGAGCACGACCTCGGTGAGGTGCTGGGTCGGCTGCTCCCGCGAGACGACCGCTACCGGCACCGCCACGGGTCGCCAGGCCACGGCGGCGACCACGTGCTGCCCGTACTGGTCAGCCCGTCGCTCGTCATCCCGGTCCTCGGGGGTCGCCCGGCGCTGGGTGCCTGGCAGAGCGTCGTGCTCGTCGACCCCAACGACGACAACCCGACGCGAACCGTCCGCCTCAGCTTCCTGAGCGCCTGAGCGGGGGATCCCCGGCATCTCCGAGGCCGGCGTCAGGCCGCCGGTCCGCCGCCGTCCTGGGGAGGCAGGAGCGTGTGGGCGAGGGCCAGTGCGGCGGCCGCGTCGCTCGTCGACCGTCCTGCCAGCCACGCGGCCAGCGGCGCGTTCTTCCGCTCGGTGCCGTGGGCGACCACCCGGGCCAGATCGAGGATGGCATCGACCTCGGTCCCGTCGAGCGGCGACAGGCCGAGGGCGGCGGCGTAGCGGTCCAACCAGTCGTCCATGCGCCCATCCTGGCTCGCCGGCACCGGTCGTGCGCGCCGGCCCGTCCGCCCATACTGCGCGAGACTGCGGCCACGGGAGCTCGGACGGACCGGGCTGAGAGGGCGCTTCGGGACTCGCCGTTCCCGAGCCGGCGCCGACCGCTGAACCTGATCCGGGTAATTCCGGCGGAGGGAGTGACGCACGTGGCGACCAGGTCGAAGGTGTACGTCGAAGGCGCGCACGGCGTGCGGGTGCCGTTCGCCGAGGTCCGGCTCGGGGTCTCACCGGACGGCGCGCCCAACCCGCCGGTCCGGCTCTACGACACCAGCGGGCCCGGCTCCGACCCCACCGCCGGGCTGCCGCCGCTGCGGCTCGATTGGATCCGTGGCCGCGGCGACGTGGAGGAGCACACGGGTCGCTCGGCGACGGTGCGCGACGACGGGCGGGCGGCCGTGCGTCGCGCCCGCAACGGGAGCGGCACCGCCACCGGGCCGGAGGCGTTCACGCCTGCCCACCCCCGGTTGCCGATGCGCGCCAAGCCGGGGAGGAACGTCACCCAGCTGCACTACGCCAGGCGGGGCGACATCACGCCGGAGATGGAGTTCGTCGCCGTGCGGGAGGGCTGCGCCCCGGAGAAGGTGCGCGACGAGATCGCCCGGGGCCGGGCGATCCTGCCGGCCAACGTCAACCATCCGGAGTCCGAGCCCATGGTGATCGGGCGGGAGTTCCTGGTGAAGGTGAACGCCAACATCGGCAACTCGGCGGTCACGTCGTCGGTGGCCGAGGAGGTCGACAAGCTCACCTGGTCGACCAGGTGGGGCGCCGACACGGTGATGGACCTGTCCACCGGTGCGGACATCCACACCACGCGCGAGTGGATCGTCCGCAACTCGCCCGTGCCCATCGGCACCGTGCCGATCTACCAGGCGCTCGAGAAGGTCGACGGCTCGCCGGAGGACCTCACGTGGGAGCTGTTCCGGGACACCCTCGTCGAGCAGGCCGAGCAGGGCGTCGACTACTTCACGATCCACGCCGGCGTGCTGCTGCGTTACGTGCCCCTCACGGCTGGACGGGTCACCGGCATCGTCAGCCGGGGCGGCTCGATCATGGCCGCCTGGTGTCTGTCCCACCAC
The sequence above is drawn from the Acidimicrobiales bacterium genome and encodes:
- a CDS encoding YjbQ family protein, whose amino-acid sequence is MDTTELRVDTSGRQVTDLTDEVSQFCSGRGDGMVSVFAPHATAGVALMETGSGSEHDLGEVLGRLLPRDDRYRHRHGSPGHGGDHVLPVLVSPSLVIPVLGGRPALGAWQSVVLVDPNDDNPTRTVRLSFLSA
- a CDS encoding DUF6457 domain-containing protein; the protein is MDDWLDRYAAALGLSPLDGTEVDAILDLARVVAHGTERKNAPLAAWLAGRSTSDAAAALALAHTLLPPQDGGGPAA
- the thiC gene encoding phosphomethylpyrimidine synthase ThiC, coding for MATRSKVYVEGAHGVRVPFAEVRLGVSPDGAPNPPVRLYDTSGPGSDPTAGLPPLRLDWIRGRGDVEEHTGRSATVRDDGRAAVRRARNGSGTATGPEAFTPAHPRLPMRAKPGRNVTQLHYARRGDITPEMEFVAVREGCAPEKVRDEIARGRAILPANVNHPESEPMVIGREFLVKVNANIGNSAVTSSVAEEVDKLTWSTRWGADTVMDLSTGADIHTTREWIVRNSPVPIGTVPIYQALEKVDGSPEDLTWELFRDTLVEQAEQGVDYFTIHAGVLLRYVPLTAGRVTGIVSRGGSIMAAWCLSHHQENFLYTHFEDICEIMSAHDVAFSLGDGLRPGSLADANDEAQLSELRTLGELTKVAWRHDVQVMIEGPGHVPMHKIKENIDIQLDVCHEAPFYTLGPLTTDVAPGYDHITSAIGAAMIAMWGTAMLCYVTPKEHLGLPDRDDVKQGVIAYKIAAHAADVAKGHPGAQAWDDALSRARFEFRWEDQFDLAIDPETARAYHDATLPAEPAKVAHFCSMCGPKFCSMRISQDVRDYAAAQGVSDDVAIELGMKEKAVEFVAGGAQVYGSR